One part of the Lycorma delicatula isolate Av1 chromosome 7, ASM4794821v1, whole genome shotgun sequence genome encodes these proteins:
- the LOC142327594 gene encoding uncharacterized protein LOC142327594, translated as MGANVNEICDHKGNSILHLAISYFCSGDDIAVIRLLIDSGANINAKNNAMEEPLMKLPLNADEDLWLELTKRRLEISPYTFSDTVLTNVVVSKPSRIKQFLNMLNYNNEITTFRMNEIYNRLLYLALNNNCCADCILEIIHNGADVNEMKYHDEILNFIADENDCTKPLIIDLKLNRDKEIISALIDNGADVNAIDGHGLTPLLCDK; from the coding sequence atgggtgcaaatgttaatgaaatatgtgaCCATAAGGgaaattcaatattacatttgGCAATAAGTTATTTTTGTAGTGGTGACGATATCGCAGTTATTAGATTGTTGATAGATTCAGGTGCAAATATAAATGCCAAAAATAATGCCATGGAAGAACCTTTAATGAAATTACCATTAAATGCAGATGAAGATTTGTGGTTAGAACTTACAAAGAGAAGACTAGAGATCTCGCCATACACATTTAGTGATACAGTCTTAACTAATGTAGTAGTATCTAAACCAAGTAgaattaaacagtttttgaatatgcttaattataataatgaaatcactACTTTtagaatgaatgaaatatataatcgTCTTCTATATTTGGCACTGAATAATAATTGTTGTGCTGATTGTATTTTAGAAATCATTCATAATGGTGcagatgttaatgaaatgaaataccatgatgaaattttaaactttatcgcCGATGAAAATGATTGTACTAAAccattaataatagatttaaagcTTAATAGAGATAAGGAAATTATATCAGCACTTATTGATAACGGTGCAGATGTTAATGCCATTGATGGACATGGATTAACACCATTattatgcgataaataa